From the Devosia sp. FJ2-5-3 genome, the window CATCGCCGACCGCAACGGTTGGCTGGCAGACGGGAGCGCAGGTCAAGGTGGTGCGAGACTGCCCCTGATAGACCGTCATGACGCCGGCCTGCATCTGCATGACTTCGATCAATGTATCGGCAATCGGCTCGCCACCGGCATCCAGGACGATCAGATTTGTCTGGCCGTAGCTCTTGCCGGTGAGGATCAGGGTCATGGGGTCCTGAATGGTGACATCGGCAATGCCGGGATTGCCGACAATGACAGTGGCGGCAGGTGCGCTGATGCGCAACACGCGTGCCATATTCATGTTGACGGAGATCGGCGCATTGTCCTGCGCCAGCACGGGTCCCTGAAAGGCCAGGGTAGCAAGACAGAGGCTGGCAAG encodes:
- a CDS encoding pilus assembly protein N-terminal domain-containing protein, with product MFRLSVLASLCLATLAFQGPVLAQDNAPISVNMNMARVLRISAPAATVIVGNPGIADVTIQDPMTLILTGKSYGQTNLIVLDAGGEPIADTLIEVMQMQAGVMTVYQGQSRTTLTCAPVCQPTVAVGDDNTFTTQTLASSQLVQSIGN